GATGAAGGTCACCTTTGTTCCCCATCTTTTGCCGATGAGCAGGGGTATTCTTACAACGGTCTATGGCAGGCTGAAAGAACATTCCGCAACAAAGGACATTCTCGCGTTGTACAGGAAAACCTATGCCGGAGAGCCTTTCGTGCGTATTGTCGATGAAGGCGCATATCCCGATACCAGGTTCACGCGGTTTTCGAACTATTGCGATATCGGTCTGAAGGTATTTGAAGACGGCAGGATCGTTGTCATCTCCGCCATCGACAATCTCGTCAAAGGCGCGTCAGGCCAGGCTGTCCAGAACATGAATATCGCCCTCGGCATAGACGAGACTGCGGGCCTCAAGAGCGTCCCGCAGTATCCATAGTCAAAGAAGCAAATCCGAAATTCTAATATCGAAGCACCAAACAAATTCAAATGTTCAAATATCAAAACAGGGGAATGTATTTGTTTTGTACATTTAAGTTTTGGATTTATAGATTGTTTGGTGTTTGGTGCTTAGTGTTTCGAATTTGTCGTTACTGATTTTCTTCCAGCTTCTGTATCTCTTTCAGCTTCAGATGCTCTTTGATCAGGAAGATGAAGCCCAGGATATTGTATGGGATGTACCAGGAGGCATGAAAGATGATTGAAGCGGTAAATCCTTCGTACTTCGGGACATCAAATATGGACAGCAGATATACGAGGAGGAACTGGTAAAGACCGATGTAACCGGGAGATGAAGGGATGGTGATACCCATATTGAGGAGCACGCAGATGAAAGGTATATATAAGAAACTGATATTGATGTGAAGCATAAGGATAACGAAATAAAGCCCCAAAGCCATGAAGAGCCATTCGATAAAGGCGATGAAGATAATATACAGGAGATTCAACGGCGAGCCGATCCTCTTCAGGTTTTCCTGTATCTCAATGAGACGTTTTGCAAATTTAGTAAAGGCCGGTTTCCCTGTTCTTGCGATTCTGCCGGCAATGGCGCCAACGAACTTTTCCCTGCTTAAAAGCACCATAAGTGTGACGAGGATGAAGAGTGCAAGGACGAGTATGG
This genomic interval from Syntrophorhabdaceae bacterium contains the following:
- a CDS encoding Asd/ArgC dimerization domain-containing protein; protein product: MKVTFVPHLLPMSRGILTTVYGRLKEHSATKDILALYRKTYAGEPFVRIVDEGAYPDTRFTRFSNYCDIGLKVFEDGRIVVISAIDNLVKGASGQAVQNMNIALGIDETAGLKSVPQYP
- a CDS encoding lysylphosphatidylglycerol synthase transmembrane domain-containing protein, whose protein sequence is MKKHKFITILGLIISLVLLYFSMKDIRFREIIATLKNADLRFVFMPTMSIFAAVALCSLKWARVAGGNVRFRDTFASLIIGLFINNILPARIGELARGYVLSKRTGISLTYGITTVIIDRIFDLIGLLLITFFFFPKHSLPPRVSQAISILVLALFILVTLMVLLSREKFVGAIAGRIARTGKPAFTKFAKRLIEIQENLKRIGSPLNLLYIIFIAFIEWLFMALGLYFVILMLHINISFLYIPFICVLLNMGITIPSSPGYIGLYQFLLVYLLSIFDVPKYEGFTASIIFHASWYIPYNILGFIFLIKEHLKLKEIQKLEENQ